From a region of the Babylonia areolata isolate BAREFJ2019XMU chromosome 25, ASM4173473v1, whole genome shotgun sequence genome:
- the LOC143299804 gene encoding uncharacterized protein LOC143299804: MATRTMKQRLRLVIAVYIISFIVIMYLWQRNWGHQDKERQPSSLSQHEALHKVHMPAAVRSKQAAAVRSEQAAARESQEGRADLDLAPHPQSVTLNEQLLIRAEAVNVRSGGNGSSDAAAAGVGEGPGGADHTLTSRLTSVFHSVLDCPRKLPLTFLGMNWSSVDLGQDPACTWLTNSVRNAEQSFVTLGQEMAVLRDVTLNPRQFLGTRGGEKIESVFNQKEDAEYFNVKAGFFSLPCNAQPPGVSFHVDKRNYRRFNHLNQWFSTLTCNTSQAEEAEKARGEESGGTGRGWNHDAPSGIRRGHIPGVTLALERYEYANVYHTMLDWYNSFLSLLLLGLDPGTLTFLIVDGHPWGKLDSTWANLFGGRGVLRAGHLPGPTRFDYMVWVPNGYHCPLFDTDRQHVPFLPQLREYFFRSYGVAPNPGPQCRQLRMLLVRRRDYLAHPRNPKGVLARKMDNENQVRDALVAAFPQHQVTAEQLDLLPMRQQLQVLSRVDVLVGMHGAALTYTVLLPEGAALVELYPKYAGRTSLLFKQISKWRGIHYVNWMNKDSKNEKPNKFTHIPPTVVVDLVKQMISKMCGGEEGGGG, encoded by the exons ATGGCTACCCGGACAATGAAACAGCGGCTACGGCTGGTGATAGCCGTCTACATcatctccttcatcgtcatcatgtaCCTGTGGCAAAGGAACTGGGGTCAccaggacaaagagagacaaccgTCGTCACTCTCACAACACGAGGCACTTCACAAGGTCCACATGCCCGCCGCAGTACGTTCAAAGCAAGCCGCAGCAGTACGTTCAGAGCAAGCCGCCGCACGCGAAAGTCAGGAAGGTCGggctgaccttgaccttgcccCGCACCCACAGAGCGTGACCTTGAACGAGCAGCTGCTGATCAGAGCGGAAGCGGTGAACGTACGTTCCGGGGGAAACGGGTCATCAGACGCTGCCGCcgcgggggtgggtgaggggccgGGGGGAGCGGACCACACGCTGACCTCCAGGCTGACCTCTGTGTTCCACTCGGTGCTGGACTGCCCGCGGAAGCTGCCGCTGACCTTCCTGGGCATGAACTGGAGCAGCGTGGACCTGGGCCAGGACCCGGCCTGCACCTGGCTGACCAACTCCGTGCGGAACGCCGAGCAGAGCTTCGTGACGCTGGGCCAGGAGATGGCCGTCCTGAGGGACGTCACGCTCAACCCTCGCCAGTTCCTCGGCACCAGAGGCGGGGAGAAGATTGAGAGCGTCTTCAACCAGAAGGAGGACGCCGAGTACTTCAATGTCAAGGCCGGATTCTTCTCCTTGCCCTGCAATGCTCAGCCTCCGGGTGTCAGCTTCCACGTGGACAAGCGGAACTACCGGCGCTTCAACCACCTCAACCAGTGGTTCAGCACGCTCACCTGCAACACGAGCCAGGCAGAAGAAGCGGAGAAGGCGAGGGGCGAGGAGAGCGGGGGGACAGGACGGGGCTGGAACCATGACGCCCCTAGCGGCATCAGGCGGGGTCACATCCCGGGGGTGACGCTGGCCCTGGAGCGGTACGAGTACGCCAACGTTTACCACACGATGCTGGACTGGTACAACTCCTTCCTGTCCCTGCTCCTGCTGGGCCTGGACCCCGGGACCCTCACCTTCCTCATCGTGGACGGACACCCCTGGGGCAAGCTGGACTCCACCTGGGCGAACCTGTTCGGGGGCCGGGGGGTGCTGAGGGCCGGGCACCTGCCGGGACCCACCCGGTTTGACTACATGGTGTGGGTACCCAACGGCTACCACTGCCCGCTCTTCGACACAGACCGCCAGCACGTGCCCTTCCTGCCGCAGCTCCGGGAGTACTTCTTCAGG TCGTACGGAGTGGCGCCCAACCCGGGACCTCAGTGCAGGCAGCTGCGGATGCTGCTGGTGAGGCGGCGTGACTACCTGGCCCACCCCCGGAACCCCAAGGGGGTGCTGGCCAGGAAGATGGACAACGAGAACCAAGTCAGGGACGCTCTGGTGGCCGCCTTTCCCCAGCACCAG GTGACGGCGGAGCAGCTGGACCTTCTGCCCATGCGGCAGCAGCTGCAGGTTTTGAGCCGGGTGGACGTCTTGGTGGGGATGCATGGCGCGGCGCTGACCTACACCGTGCTGCTGCCTGAAGGGGCGGCCCTGGTGGAACTGTACCCCAAGTATGCCGGCAGGACTTCCTTATTGTTcaag CAAATCTCCAAGTGGCGGGGGATTCACTACGTCAACTGGATGAACAAAGACAGCAAGAACGAGAAGCCGAACAAGTTCACTCACATTCCTCCGACAGTGGTTGTCGACCTTGTCAAACAGATGATTTCCAAAATGTgcggaggggaagaaggagggggaggatga